In a genomic window of Diadema setosum chromosome 3, eeDiaSeto1, whole genome shotgun sequence:
- the LOC140226590 gene encoding transmembrane protein 101-like, producing the protein MAAPTTHRKLSALSMLKGVSAFIMFRFPFLSALTLTMLCSEREQDHRSEGYPLFYIYIHIAVLFTCGTMMSFGSQRSLFAIVTAVAMALFTTVTQSQQSSAKTWMVARVASHDVGVIGVFLIMASRAAENLGKRYRLHFLYPYGKNLISIFCIISAVQLYRTPEERRAFLHTLPHCQVAMATLGIALLLGGFLLSSEWQTKRISGLVAVAVVCYLLTIDSNLQYWHFKLHVEYWLQMNMILNSATIVCTLIFMAS; encoded by the exons ATGGCAGCTCCCACGACTCACCGTAAACTGTCTGCTCTCTCGATGCTAAAGGGTGTATCAGCATTCATAATGTTTCGTTTTCCATTTCTGTCTGCACTTACTCTGACAATGTTATGTTCGGAGCGTGAGCAGGACCACAG GTCTGAGGGATATCCGCTGTTCTACATCTACATTCACATTGCTGTTCTCTTCACTTGCGGGACCATGATGTCCTTTGGGTCGCAGCGCTCCCTGTTTGCTATTGTCACGGCTGTTGCCATGGCACTCTTCACCACGGTCACGCAAAGTCAGCAGAGTTCGGCCAAGACCTGGATGGTG GCGAGGGTAGCTTCCCACGACGTCGGCGTCATCGGCGTGTTCCTCATCATGGCGAGCCGCGCGGCGGAGAATCTGGGCAAGCGCTACCGTCTACACTTCCTCTACCCGTACGGCAAGAACCTCATCTCTATCTTCTGCATCATCAGCGCCGTGCAGCTCTACCGCACGCCCGAGGAGCGGCGCGCCTTCCTCCACACCCTGCCCCACTGCCAGGTTGCCATGGCTACGCTGGGCATCGCCCTCCTCCTCGGCGGGTTCCTCCTCTCCTCGGAGTGGCAGACAAAACGGATCAGCGGCTTGGTTGCTGTGGCAGTCGTCTGTTACCTCCTCACCATTGACAGCAACCTGCAGTACTGGCACTTCAAGCTACACGTCGAATATTGGCTACAGATGAATATGATCTTGAACAGCGCCACCATTGTCTGTACACTAATATTCATGGCCTCATAG